Proteins found in one Zea mays cultivar B73 chromosome 1, Zm-B73-REFERENCE-NAM-5.0, whole genome shotgun sequence genomic segment:
- the LOC109943468 gene encoding uncharacterized protein: protein MQQHTIAGAGPPWERPLIHDVSSRELFLPRAQELHGRARPGPNASARSQLCRLSPPCPLLPRRAEAPHPWRPSPSSSSAQRPLFSTALRAGSLFLPCAQGAVPLADALCGSQGTSLPLCSCAGNPSSAGKNNSPPFKTPSSGSNLHGAPASLP from the coding sequence ATGCAGCAGCACACCATCGCGGGAGCAGGGCCCCCATGGGAGCGCCCCCTTATCCACGACGTCAGCAGCAGGGAGCTTTTTCTTCCCCGCGCGCAGGAGCTCCATGGCCGAGCTCGCCCAGGCCCCAACGCCTCTGCTCGGTCGCAGCTCTGCAGGCTCTCTCCACCGTGCCCCCTCCTTCCTCGGCGCGCTGAAGCTCCTCATCCATGGCGCCCAAGCCCTTCTTCTTCCTCTGCCCAACGCCCCCTCTTCTCCACTGCGTTAAGAGCAGGGAGCCTTTTTCTCCCCTGCGCGCAGGGAGCAGTTCCCTTGGCCGACGCCCTCTGTGGCAGCCAAGGCACCTCCCTCCCTCTCTGCTCGTGCGCAGGAAACCCCTCAAGCGCAGGGAAGAACAACAGCCCACCCTTCAAAACACCAAGCAGCGGCAGCAACCTCCATGGCGCCCCTGCTTCCCTCCCATAG
- the LOC109943469 gene encoding uncharacterized protein has product MQQHTIAGAGPPWERPLIHDVGSRELFLPRAQELHGRARPGPNASARSQLCRLSPPCPLLPRRAEAPQPWRPSPSSSSAQRPFFSTALRAGSLFLPCAQGAVPLADALCGSQGTSLPLCSCAGNPSSAGKNNSPPFKTPSSGSNLHGAPTSLP; this is encoded by the coding sequence ATGCAGCAGCACACCATCGCGGGAGCAGGGCCCCCATGGGAGCGCCCCCTTATCCACGACGTCGGCAGCAGGGAGCTTTTTCTTCCCCGCGCGCAGGAGCTCCATGGCCGAGCTCGCCCAGGCCCCAACGCCTCTGCTCGGTCGCAGCTCTGCAGGCTCTCTCCACCGTGCCCCCTCCTTCCTCGGCGCGCTGAAGCTCCTCAGCCATGGCGCCCAAGCCCTTCTTCTTCCTCTGCCCAACGCCCCTTCTTCTCCACTGCGTTAAGAGCAGGGAGCCTTTTTCTCCCCTGCGCGCAGGGAGCAGTTCCCTTGGCCGACGCCCTCTGTGGCAGCCAAGGCACCTCCCTCCCTCTCTGCTCGTGCGCAGGAAACCCCTCAAGCGCAGGGAAGAACAACAGCCCACCCTTCAAAACACCAAGCAGCGGCAGCAACCTCCATGGCGCCCCTACTTCCCTCCCATAG
- the LOC111590554 gene encoding uncharacterized protein gives MQQHAIAGAGHPWERPLIHDVGSRVLFLPGAQELHGRARPGPNASARSQLCRLSPPRPLLPRRAEAPQPWRPSPSSSSAQRPLFSTALRAGSLFLPCAQGAVPLADALCGSHGTSLPLCSCAGNPSSAGKNNSPPFKTPSSGSNLHGAPASLPIAERPCCSLQCPLAVRRNTREK, from the coding sequence ATGCAGCAGCACGCCATCGCGGGAGCAGGGCACCCATGGGAGCGCCCCCTTATCCACGACGTCGGCAGCAGGGTGCTTTTTCTTCCCGGCGCGCAGGAGCTCCATGGCCGAGCTCGCCCAGGCCCCAATGCCTCTGCTCGGTCGCAGCTCTGCAGGCTCTCTCCACCGCGCCCCCTCCTTCCTCGGCGCGCTGAAGCTCCTCAGCCATGGCGCCCAAGCCCTTCTTCTTCCTCTGCCCAACGCCCCCTCTTCTCCACTGCGTTAAGAGCAGGGAGCCTTTTTCTCCCCTGCGCGCAGGGAGCAGTTCCCTTGGCCGACGCCCTCTGTGGCAGCCATGGCACCTCCCTCCCTCTCTGCTCGTGCGCAGGAAACCCCTCAAGCGCAGGGAAGAACAACAGCCCACCCTTCAAAACACCAAGCAGCGGCAGCAACCTCCATGGCGCCCCTGCTTCCCTCCCCATAGCTGAGCGCCCTTGCTGTTCTCTTCAATGCCCCTTGGCTGTTCGACGGAATACCCGTGAGAAATAA